A portion of the Cyanobium sp. PCC 7001 genome contains these proteins:
- the msrB gene encoding peptide-methionine (R)-S-oxide reductase MsrB, whose product MSEIRDPQSSACGLDSGLARGASEEQWRQKLTPEQFRVARQGGTERAFTGAYWNNKASGMYHCICCGAELFSSTTKFDSGTGWPSFWDGVKPEAITTLVDRSHGMVRTEIRCANCDAHLGHVFGDGPAPTGQRYCVNSASLDFRAG is encoded by the coding sequence ATGTCGGAGATCCGTGATCCCCAGAGTTCCGCCTGCGGACTCGACAGCGGCCTGGCCCGCGGCGCCAGCGAGGAGCAGTGGCGCCAGAAGCTCACCCCGGAACAGTTCCGGGTGGCGCGCCAGGGGGGCACCGAGCGGGCCTTCACGGGGGCCTACTGGAACAACAAGGCCAGTGGGATGTACCACTGCATCTGCTGCGGCGCCGAGCTGTTCAGCAGTACCACCAAGTTCGATTCCGGCACGGGCTGGCCCAGCTTCTGGGATGGGGTGAAGCCGGAGGCCATCACCACTCTGGTGGACCGCAGCCACGGCATGGTGCGCACCGAAATCCGCTGCGCCAACTGCGATGCCCACCTGGGCCACGTGTTCGGCGATGGGCCGGCCCCCACGGGGCAGCGCTACTGCGTGAATTCCGCCTCGCTGGATTTCAGGGCCGGCTGA
- a CDS encoding PRC-barrel domain-containing protein translates to MTTTPPPGSDPAATPSDRLWLRSELMGTQVITRDTGRRLGVVGEVVVDIDRREVIALGLRDNPLTRFLPGLPRWMPLDRIRQVGDVILVDSADSLAEGFSPDRYSKVINCDVVTEAGQQLGKVLGFSFDIETGELTTLVLGALGVPLLGEGVLSTWELPVVEVVSSGPDRIIVYEGAEDKLKQLGTGLLEKLGIGGASWEQEERERFRGTAVPVENQLAPGMPSLQEQRRIQPAATQAFLPEEELDYVEVEQRRERAPLRQRRYLDEEDRLPDERFPDDRLADDRFPEERYGQERPPLERLAPRERTGAPARAAADWSDGYAPGEERFERPLTSPPASREPRRYDQPRRSGGGAASAEPLDVDAEDLGDPW, encoded by the coding sequence ATGACGACCACACCCCCGCCTGGCAGCGACCCGGCCGCCACCCCCAGTGATCGCCTCTGGCTGCGCTCGGAGCTGATGGGCACCCAGGTCATCACCCGGGACACCGGCCGCCGCCTCGGCGTGGTGGGGGAGGTGGTGGTGGACATCGACCGCCGCGAGGTGATCGCCCTCGGCCTGCGGGACAACCCCTTGACCCGGTTCCTGCCGGGCCTGCCCCGCTGGATGCCGCTCGACCGCATCCGCCAGGTGGGTGATGTGATCCTGGTGGATTCCGCTGATTCCCTGGCCGAAGGATTCAGCCCGGACCGCTACAGCAAGGTGATCAACTGCGATGTGGTCACCGAAGCGGGCCAGCAGCTCGGCAAGGTGCTGGGGTTCAGCTTCGACATCGAGACCGGGGAGCTCACCACCCTGGTGCTCGGCGCCCTCGGCGTGCCCCTGCTGGGGGAGGGGGTGCTCAGCACCTGGGAACTCCCGGTGGTGGAGGTGGTGAGCAGCGGCCCGGACCGGATCATCGTGTACGAGGGGGCCGAGGACAAACTCAAGCAGCTCGGCACGGGCCTGCTGGAGAAGCTGGGCATCGGCGGCGCCAGCTGGGAGCAGGAGGAGCGGGAGCGCTTCCGCGGCACCGCCGTGCCGGTGGAGAACCAGCTGGCGCCCGGCATGCCCAGCCTGCAGGAGCAGCGGCGGATCCAGCCCGCCGCCACCCAGGCCTTCCTGCCGGAGGAGGAGCTCGACTACGTGGAGGTGGAGCAGCGGCGCGAGCGGGCCCCTCTGCGTCAGCGCCGCTACCTCGACGAGGAGGACCGTCTCCCTGACGAGCGCTTCCCGGACGACCGCTTGGCGGATGACCGCTTCCCAGAGGAGCGCTACGGCCAGGAGCGTCCGCCCCTGGAGAGGCTCGCCCCACGTGAGCGCACGGGTGCCCCGGCCAGGGCAGCAGCCGACTGGTCCGACGGCTACGCCCCGGGGGAGGAGCGGTTCGAGCGGCCCCTCACCAGCCCGCCCGCCAGCCGCGAACCGCGTCGCTATGACCAGCCGCGGCGATCCGGCGGCGGGGCCGCCAGTGCCGAACCTCTCGATGTGGACGCCGAGGATCTGGGCGATCCCTGGTGA